A part of Papaver somniferum cultivar HN1 unplaced genomic scaffold, ASM357369v1 unplaced-scaffold_118, whole genome shotgun sequence genomic DNA contains:
- the LOC113330319 gene encoding 40S ribosomal protein S18 isoform X2, with the protein MSLVANEDFQHILRVLNTNVDGKQKIMFAMTSIKGIGRRFANIVCKKADVDMNKRAGELSAAELENLMTIVANPRQFKIPDWFLNRKKDYKDGRYSQVVSNALDMKLRDDLERLKKIRNHRGLRHYWGLRVRGQHTKTTGRRGKTVGVSKKR; encoded by the exons TCTCTAGTAGCAAATGAAGATTTTCAGCACATATTGCGTGTGTTGAACACAAACGTTGATGGAAAACAAAAGATAATGTTTGCAATGACATCGATCAAAGGTATCGGTAGACGATTTGCTAACATTGTCTGTAAGAAAGCCGATGTCGACATGAACAAGAG GGCTGGTGAATTATCTGCTGCTGAGCTAGAGAATCTCATGACAATTGTTGCTAATCCACGCCAGTTCAAAATCCCAGACTGGTTTTTGAATAGGAAGAAGGATTACAAGGATGGAAGATATTCTCAGGTGGTGTCTAATGCTTTGGATATGAAACTCAGGGATGATTTAGAGCGCTTGAAAAAGATCAG GAACCATCGTGGTTTGAGGCACTATTGGGGTCTTCGTGTGCGTGGTCAGCATACCAAGACAACTGGTCGCCGAGGAAAGACTGTTGGTGTCTCCAAGAAACGTTGA
- the LOC113330628 gene encoding protein BRASSINOSTEROID INSENSITIVE 1-like: protein MKPLLSIFLPFFFFAITCTTAAKALSSDSDSELLLSFKATLTNPTLLSNWKPNTSPCFFNGITCNKDSQVSSINLMSIPLTSNLTSVSSYLLTLNHLEKLSLKYTNLTGKLSASHCSQVLSDLDLSGNGLTGSVSDIVSLSSSCTSLKNLNLSSNALSGFNAQTKGSLGFDFESLDLSSNTISGPNVVQWLISPSCSNLKYLNLAGNEISGSIPVANCPSLEFLDLSANNFSGKLPSFGVGSGGAGGCDSLQHLDLSGNKFTGDIGIGLIGCQNLKLLNLSINEFSGQIPSLPTEKLKYVSLSTNKFEGEIPTRLGEACSSLVALDLSSNHLVGNVPDNLGYCSALEYINLSNNNLTGEFPGETLVKMTSLKRLVLSYNYFIGGLPDSLSKLTNLELLELSSNNFSGSIPSGLCQDPKNNLKELYLQNNLFTSTIPATLSNCSKLESLDLSFNYLSGEIPSSLGSLSRLRDLIMWLNNLQGEIPEELMYIKTLENLILDNNDLTGTIPPGLSNCTNLNWISLSSNRLSGEIPGWIGQLSGLGILKLGNNSFTGGIPMEIGDCRSLIWLDLNSNKLSGSIPASLSKQAGQIGVGWVSGKRYVYLKNDGSSECHGAGNLLEFSGIRPEGLDRVPTRSSCNFTRIYMGNTEYTFSNNGSMIFLDLSYNLLEGSIPKELGNMYYLSVLNLGHNSLSGPIPNNLGSLKNVGILDLSHNKLEGQIPGSLSGLTLLSEIDLSSNNLSGPIPVSGQLATFPASRYKNNAGLCGYPLPTCDDSDSNALKLQHKSGRRSVSMLESVGMGLLFSIFCILGLIIVAVETNKRRRRRRRLSEMSDLDIDNTSNLGMTQTNWKLTGAREALSINLSTFEVDKPLQKLTFADLLKATNGFNDDSMIGSGGFGDVYKAQLKDGNTVAVKKLIQISGQGDREFMAEMETIGKIKHRNLVPLLGYCKVGEERLLVYEFMKFGSLEDVLQNRKKTGIRLDWSARRKIAIGAARGLAYLHHNCMPHIIHRDMKSSNVLLDENLDARVSDFGMARLMSAMDTHLSVSTLAGTPGYVPPEYYQSFQCSTKGDVYSYGVVLLELLTGKRPTDSEEFGDNNIVGWVKQHTKSSITDVIDPELMKEDSSLENELVKHVKVALACLDDRPRQRPTMIQVMALFKEIQTGSEYDSSATVDTEESFSAIDMVDMAVIKEEK from the coding sequence ATGAAACCTCTACTGTCTATTTTCCTaccattcttcttctttgctATCACTTGTACTACTGCTGCCAAAGCATTATCATCAGATAGTGATAGTGAGCTTTTGCTATCATTCAAGGCTACCCTTACAAACCCTACCCTTCTATCAAACTGGAAACCAAATACAAGCCCATGTTTCTTCAATGGCATTACATGTAATAAAGATTCTCAAGTTTCATCAATCAATCTTATGTCTATTCCTCTAACTTCAAACCTTACTTCCGTTTCTTCTTATTTATTGACTTTGAATCACTTGGAGAAGTTATCACTCAAGTATACGAATCTCACCGGGAAACTATCAGCATCCCATTGCAGTCAAGTTTTAAGTGATTTGGATCTTTCTGGTAATGGTTTAACAGGTTCTGTTTCAGACATTGTAAGCTTATCATCTTCTTGTACGAGTTTGAAGAATCTTAACTTGTCTAGTAATGCTTTATCTGGGTTTAATGCTCAAACAAAGGGAAGCCTTGGGTTCGACTTTGAGTCGCTTGATCTTTCTTCGAATACCATTTCTGGTCCGAATGTAGTTCAATGGCTTATCTCACCTAGTTGTTCTAATCTCAAGTAtttgaatttggcgggaaatgagATTTCTGGTAGTATTCCGGTAGCTAATTGTCCCAGTCTGGAGTTTCTTGATTTATCGGCGAATAATTTCTCCGGTAAGCTTCCGTCTTTCGGGGTTGGCAGTGGCGGCGCCGGGGGTTGCGATTCATTGCAACACCTGGATCTTTCGGGTAATAAGTTTACGGGTGATATTGGTATTGGACTGATTGGATGTcaaaatcttaaacttttgaATCTTTCAATTAATGAGTTTTCAGGGCAAATTCCATCATTACCAACTGAGAAGCTGAAATACGTTTCATTGTCGACAAACAAGTTTGAAGGGGAGATTCCTACACGACTGGGCGAAGCTTGTTCGAGTCTGGTGGCGCTTGATCTTTCGTCTAATCACCTGGTTGGTAATGTCCCTGATAATCTAGGCTATTGTTCTGCTTTAGAATATATTAATCTCTCCAACAACAATTTGACCGGTGAATTCCCTGGTGAAACACTAGTTAAGATGACTAGTTTGAAGAGATTGGTTCTTTCTTATAATTATTTCATTGGTGGTCTGCCTGATTCATTGTCCAAGCTTACAAATTTGGAGTTGTTAGAATTAAGTTCTAATAATTTCTCGGGGTCGATTCCGTCGGGGTTATGTCAAGATCCTAAGAACAATTTAAAGGAGCTGTATCTTCAGAACAATCTGTTCACGAGTACAATCCCAGCGACTTTAAGTAACTGTTCTAAACTGGAGTCGCTAGATCTCAGCTTCAATTACCTCTCTGGTGAGATACCTTCCAGCTTAGGATCATTGTCGCGGCTTCGGGATCTAATTATGTGGTTGAATAACCTCCAAGGTGAGATTCCTGAAGAGCTTATGTATATTAAAACACTTGAAAACTTAATCTTAGATAACAATGATTTGACTGGAACAATTCCGCCTGGTTTAAGCAACTGTACTAATCTCAACTGGATATCTTTGTCGAGTAACCGGCTTAGTGGTGAAATCCCAGGATGGATTGGTCAGCTTAGTGGCTTAGGAATTCTTAAGCTGGGGAACAACTCATTTACGGGTGGCATTCCAATGGAAATCGGAGATTGTCGGAGTTTGATATGGTTGGACCTTAACAGCAACAAATTAAGTGGGTCTATTCCTGCAAGCCTGTCGAAACAAGCTGGTCAAATTGGTGTTGGTTGGGTATCTGGGAAGAGATATGTGTATTTGAAGAATGATGGAAGTTCAGAATGCCATGGAGCTGGAAATCTTCTCGAGTTTTCTGGAATTAGACCAGAGGGGTTAGATAGGGTACCTACAAGGAGTTCTTGCAACTTCACTAGAATCTATATGGGCAATACAGAGTACACATTCAGTAACAATGGGTCCATGATTTTTCTTGATCTGTCTTACAATTTGTTGGAGGGTAGTATACCCAAAGAGCTGGGGAACATGTATTATCTATCTGTTTTGAATCTTGGGCACAATAGTCTCTCCGGTCCAATTCCAAACAACTTGGGAAGCTTGAAAAATGTTGGAATTCTTGATCTATCCCACAATAAGCTCGAAGGGCAGATTCCTGGTTCCTTATCGGGACTTACCTTGCTCTCCGAGATTGATCTTTCGTCAAATAACCTCTCAGGGCCAATTCCCGTGTCAGGTCAGTTGGCAACATTTCCAGCTAGCAGATACAAGAACAATGCAGGTCTATGCGGCTACCCTCTGCCTACTTGTGATGATTCAGACTCAAATGCATTGAAACTCCAGCATAAATCGGGCAGGAGGAGTGTTTCCATGCTTGAGAGTGTAGGAATGGGCTTATTGTTTTCAATTTTCTGCATACTTGGTTTGATTATTGTTGCTGTGGAGACCaacaagaggaggaggaggagaagaaggcTGTCTGAAATGTCTGATCTTGATATTGATAATACGTCTAACTTGGGCATGACCCAAACTAACTGGAAGTTAACTGGCGCAAGGGAAGCATTAAGCATCAATCTCTCCACATTTGAGGTTGATAAGCCTCTTCAGAAACTTACGTTTGCAGATTTGCTAAAAGCCACCAATGGCTTTAATGATGACAGTATGATAGGATCCGGCGGGTTTGGGGATGTTTACAAAGCTCAACTCAAGGATGGGAATACAGTGGCTGTGAAGAAGTTAATCCAAATCAGCGGACAAGGAGACAGGGAGTTCATGGCAGAGATGGAAACTATTGGGAAGATCAAGCACCGGAACCTTGTTCCGCTGTTGGGTTACTGCAAAGTAGGTGAAGAACGGTTGCTAGTctatgaattcatgaaatttggaAGCTTGGAAGATGTTTTACAAAATCGAAAGAAGACGGGAATCAGGCTGGATTGGTCAGccagaagaaaaattgcaattgGAGCTGCCAGAGGCTTAGCTTACCTTCACCATAACTGCATGCCTCACATCATTCACAGAGATATGAAGTCAAGCAATGTCCTACTTGACGAAAACTTGGATGCCAGAGTTTCTGATTTTGGTATGGCAAGGTTGATGAGTGCAATGGACACTCATCTTAGTGTTAGCACGCTCGCAGGTACTCCAGGTTACGTTCCACCTGAATATTACCAGAGTTTTCAATGCTCGACCAAAGGAGATGTTTACAGTTACGGGGTAGTGTTACTGGAGCTGCTTACTGGTAAGAGGCCTACGGATTCTGAGGAATTTGGAGATAATAATATAGTTGGATGGGTAAAACagcatacaaaatcatcaatAACTGATGTTATAGATCCAGAGCTCATGAAAGAAGATTCAAGCTTAGAGAATGAActagtaaaacacgtaaaagttGCATTGGCATGTTTGGATGATCGACCAAGGCAAAGGCCAACAATGATACAAGTCATGGCATTGTTCAAGGAAATCCAGACGGGGTCGGAGTACGACTCCTCTGCGACGGTCGACACCGAGGAAAGTTTTAGTGCAATTGACATGGTGGATATGGCAGttataaaagaagaaaaatga
- the LOC113330319 gene encoding 40S ribosomal protein S18 isoform X1, with translation MSLVANEDFQHILRVLNTNVDGKQKIMFAMTSIKGIGRRFANIVCKKADVDMNKRAGELSAAELENLMTIVANPRQFKIPDWFLNRKKDYKDGRYSQVVSNALDMKLRDDLERLKKIRNHRGLRHYWGLRVRGQHTKTTGRRGKTVGVSKKR, from the exons ATG TCTCTAGTAGCAAATGAAGATTTTCAGCACATATTGCGTGTGTTGAACACAAACGTTGATGGAAAACAAAAGATAATGTTTGCAATGACATCGATCAAAGGTATCGGTAGACGATTTGCTAACATTGTCTGTAAGAAAGCCGATGTCGACATGAACAAGAG GGCTGGTGAATTATCTGCTGCTGAGCTAGAGAATCTCATGACAATTGTTGCTAATCCACGCCAGTTCAAAATCCCAGACTGGTTTTTGAATAGGAAGAAGGATTACAAGGATGGAAGATATTCTCAGGTGGTGTCTAATGCTTTGGATATGAAACTCAGGGATGATTTAGAGCGCTTGAAAAAGATCAG GAACCATCGTGGTTTGAGGCACTATTGGGGTCTTCGTGTGCGTGGTCAGCATACCAAGACAACTGGTCGCCGAGGAAAGACTGTTGGTGTCTCCAAGAAACGTTGA